A region from the Aegilops tauschii subsp. strangulata cultivar AL8/78 chromosome 5, Aet v6.0, whole genome shotgun sequence genome encodes:
- the LOC109746843 gene encoding uncharacterized protein has protein sequence MSWPSSPGSSTTHSSNPFAGPEPSATAIRDLNIEARVPIRLDSSSTSYYAWKTYFNLVFREYYLTEHIDGSVDNAYMCSDPEWSAIEATIIRWFYQTQEFFGCHQDNSTIDEYCMRLKMLADELRDIGAKVSDDLMLSTLTAVLNEDFGNAASNLTPLPQPTFQRVVAYLKLEERRMTKLKQRVQHTALAAGRPYPDGASPM, from the exons ATGTCGTGGCCCTCCTCTCCCGGCTCCTCCACAACTCACTCGTCCAACCCCTTCGCTGGCCCCGAGCCCTCCGCCACCGCCATCCGTGACCTCAATATTGAGGCCCGGGTTCCTATCCGTCTCGACAGCTCCAGCACGTCGTACTACGCGTGGAAGACCTACTTCAACCTCGTCTTCCGCGAGTACTATCTCACCGAGCACATCGACGGTTCCGTGGACAACGCGTACATGTGCAGCGACCCGGAGTGGTCCGCCATCGAGGCCACGATCATCCGTTGGTTCTATCAGACG CAGGAGTTCTTCGGCTGTCACCAGGACAACTCCACCATCGACGAGTACTGCATGAGGCTCAAGATGCTCGCCGACGAGCTTCGCGACATCGGCGCTAAGGTCTCTGACGACCTCATGCTGAGCACCCTCACCGCCGTTCTCAATGAGGACTTCGGCAACGCGGCGTCCAACCTCACCCCGCTGCCGCAACCCACCTTCCAGCGCGTTGTCGCGTACCTCAAACTTGAGGAGCGCCGGATGACGAAGCTGAAGCAGCGGGTCCAGCacaccgccctcgccgccg GACGCCCGTACCCGGATGGTGCTTCACCGATGTGA